From one Desulfovibrio litoralis DSM 11393 genomic stretch:
- a CDS encoding ankyrin repeat domain-containing protein, protein MLKYLKIITFVLLSNFLFSVSAFSMSADEFTKLCENGTLEEVKKAIASGADVNSKASFWGVPPLMLAVDNKQDSEAIIKELIKAGADVNIKGPNGITALMLALNNQNSLELITRLIQAGAEVNAKSDDGAATPLLMAIVKERDLSIIQAIIKAGANVNYKTPKGITALIAAAEVNKDPAVIQTLLKSGADTSVTTEYGDNVLLVAISNNKNPAVAIALIKAGLDVNQANRVTPLMRTIIDNADIEVSRALIKAGANVNSQEEHGVTALMFAASNKKKVDMLKELIKAGADVNLKNQMGCSALEVAQDKNNTEAIEALLNAGANSSGCN, encoded by the coding sequence ATGTTAAAATATTTAAAGATTATAACTTTTGTATTATTGAGTAACTTTTTATTTTCCGTTTCTGCTTTTTCCATGAGTGCAGATGAATTTACAAAATTGTGTGAAAATGGTACGTTAGAAGAAGTCAAAAAAGCTATTGCTAGCGGGGCTGATGTAAATTCTAAAGCTAGTTTTTGGGGCGTGCCACCTTTGATGTTGGCAGTGGATAACAAACAAGACTCTGAAGCAATAATAAAAGAACTTATAAAAGCTGGGGCTGATGTCAATATTAAAGGCCCAAATGGTATAACTGCATTGATGTTGGCGTTAAATAACCAGAATAGTTTGGAACTTATAACTCGCTTAATTCAAGCCGGGGCAGAGGTAAACGCCAAAAGCGACGACGGAGCGGCAACGCCGTTACTCATGGCGATAGTGAAAGAGCGAGATTTAAGTATTATTCAAGCAATCATTAAAGCCGGGGCAAATGTAAACTACAAAACACCAAAAGGAATTACGGCTCTTATAGCGGCCGCCGAAGTAAACAAAGACCCTGCTGTTATTCAAACTTTACTCAAAAGCGGAGCAGATACAAGCGTTACAACCGAATATGGCGATAATGTTTTGTTGGTTGCGATTAGCAATAATAAAAACCCTGCTGTGGCTATTGCTTTAATTAAAGCGGGTTTGGACGTTAACCAAGCAAACCGTGTAACGCCGTTAATGCGAACTATAATTGACAATGCGGATATAGAAGTTTCAAGAGCCTTAATCAAAGCCGGGGCAAACGTAAACTCCCAAGAAGAACACGGAGTTACGGCATTAATGTTTGCAGCAAGCAACAAGAAAAAAGTTGATATGCTAAAAGAATTAATTAAAGCCGGGGCTGATGTAAATCTTAAAAATCAAATGGGCTGTTCGGCATTAGAAGTGGCTCAAGACAAAAATAATACCGAAGCAATTGAAGCCTTGCTCAATGCCGGTGCAAATTCTAGCGGTTGTAACTAA
- a CDS encoding ankyrin repeat domain-containing protein codes for MLKRFYISVFALLFSLFLYIPAYSSNNEELLLVLSERGDLEGVKKVIANGVDVNATDKNSYTALIKTLTSPYFNPEVMRTLIKAGADVNVKGNDGFTPVMAAAYLVKNPDIINELIKAGANVNAKLNDGQTALMFAMNRYDSNYKIIKTLIDAGANVNAKEEKGVTVLMMAADYQPTQIIKELIRAGANVNLKDRAGFTALIRAASGNTDQNVIVALVKAGADLTVKNNEGNTALIQALAFNKNFLVAKILIQLGADVNVRNFYEQTALMLSVQRPDPTVTTELLKAGANINAKDKNGNTALMLAMGHYSDTFLYSDDEYQEDQPKEANVSLFIKPKVITTLIEFGADITLRNKNGYTALDIAKLKNNTQAVEFLTKAGAK; via the coding sequence ATGTTAAAACGTTTTTATATAAGTGTATTTGCTTTATTGTTCAGCTTATTTTTGTATATCCCTGCTTACAGCTCTAATAACGAAGAGTTGTTACTTGTATTATCCGAACGAGGCGATCTGGAAGGCGTCAAAAAAGTTATAGCTAACGGCGTTGATGTCAATGCTACAGATAAAAATAGTTATACGGCTTTAATAAAAACATTAACTAGTCCATATTTTAACCCTGAGGTGATGAGAACTCTTATAAAAGCTGGGGCTGATGTTAATGTTAAAGGCAATGACGGGTTTACCCCTGTGATGGCTGCTGCATATCTAGTTAAAAATCCTGATATTATTAATGAACTTATTAAAGCTGGTGCAAACGTCAATGCAAAACTCAACGATGGTCAAACAGCTTTGATGTTTGCGATGAACAGATATGACTCGAACTATAAAATAATAAAAACACTTATAGACGCTGGGGCGAACGTAAATGCTAAAGAGGAAAAGGGTGTAACAGTTTTAATGATGGCAGCAGACTACCAGCCAACTCAAATAATAAAAGAACTAATAAGAGCTGGAGCTAATGTTAATTTAAAAGATCGAGCTGGTTTTACTGCTTTAATACGTGCAGCCAGTGGGAATACTGACCAAAACGTTATTGTAGCACTTGTCAAAGCTGGGGCTGATTTGACTGTTAAAAACAACGAAGGCAACACAGCATTAATACAGGCATTGGCTTTTAACAAAAACTTTTTAGTCGCCAAGATTTTAATACAGCTAGGTGCAGATGTAAATGTCAGAAATTTCTATGAACAAACAGCTCTAATGTTATCCGTGCAACGCCCTGATCCAACCGTAACAACTGAATTGCTTAAAGCCGGAGCGAATATAAACGCTAAAGACAAAAATGGAAATACAGCTTTAATGCTTGCAATGGGACATTATAGCGATACTTTTCTTTATTCAGACGATGAGTATCAGGAAGATCAACCTAAAGAAGCCAATGTCAGCCTTTTTATAAAACCCAAAGTAATAACCACACTTATTGAGTTTGGGGCTGATATAACTCTTAGAAACAAAAATGGCTATACTGCTTTAGATATAGCGAAATTAAAAAATAATACTCAAGCTGTGGAATTCTTAACCAAAGCTGGGGCTAAATAA
- a CDS encoding ankyrin repeat domain-containing protein — translation MILALLVLSVIGMFLLVSGRFFNSRDFIFVACYIPALVLFLIGNDMIWDKLTPDSYQGDFIETFLPLITVPIGVVGSTLLLGLSMLVGTLTVALVSFFFDTPLKSPFRKKTKQASDSNEQSSTPSPNEPSLSPNREVKTSPPDYKTPTSARSFSIFQFRIAGLIIILISVGGLLLIKTYEKHVHTTHEAKIEATPAEFFSGTASEQDLELAFKEKPFLCSKKYGAEIEGLFKNNQPERAKIFIQTLITHCNRYTTAHEDFVSSFKQNGSILRLDEFLSEKILDDQDIFRDFAYYLNNHGNLDELMKIFSHYHALALKGDEEARSLLDQMLSIAWNNTDFLMRVRAYTENNPSAYLSDYYIASISSSMLFNGAMKLKPEALKLAVEMGFNRENTKGGSVLFGFVRQYGNAVIIKRLISAGVDVNAQNSDGTTPLMFLVNAKRIDKLGNPEASDQTLSSIMDILMPLCNPSAYITMGDKNNLLHYACQNLNSSEIASPQQDEQQRLELIKLLIANGANLNLKNNKGQTALDIAKLKNNTQAVEFLTKAGAK, via the coding sequence ATGATACTCGCTCTTTTGGTTCTTTCTGTTATAGGCATGTTCTTGCTGGTTTCAGGCAGGTTTTTTAATTCCAGAGATTTTATTTTTGTTGCCTGTTATATTCCTGCGTTAGTGTTGTTTTTAATCGGAAACGATATGATCTGGGACAAACTGACTCCCGATTCTTATCAAGGTGATTTTATTGAAACCTTTTTGCCCCTTATTACCGTGCCTATCGGGGTTGTGGGTTCCACACTCTTATTGGGCTTATCTATGCTCGTTGGAACGCTCACGGTTGCTTTAGTCAGTTTTTTCTTTGATACACCGCTTAAATCACCTTTTCGTAAAAAAACAAAACAAGCAAGCGATTCTAATGAACAAAGTTCAACACCTTCCCCAAATGAACCAAGTTTGTCCCCTAATCGAGAGGTAAAAACTTCCCCGCCTGATTATAAAACACCAACGTCTGCACGGTCTTTTTCTATTTTTCAATTTCGTATTGCAGGACTAATAATTATATTGATTTCTGTTGGTGGTTTATTGCTGATTAAGACTTACGAAAAACATGTTCATACAACACACGAAGCAAAAATAGAGGCAACGCCTGCCGAGTTTTTTTCGGGAACAGCCAGCGAACAAGACCTTGAGCTTGCTTTTAAAGAAAAGCCATTTTTATGTTCGAAAAAATATGGGGCTGAGATAGAAGGCTTATTTAAAAACAATCAGCCCGAACGTGCAAAAATTTTTATTCAAACTCTAATAACACATTGTAATAGATATACTACCGCACATGAAGATTTTGTTAGCAGTTTTAAACAAAATGGTTCAATTTTAAGATTAGATGAGTTTCTTTCGGAAAAGATACTTGATGATCAAGACATCTTTCGTGATTTTGCATATTACCTAAACAATCATGGCAACCTTGATGAGTTAATGAAAATATTTTCTCACTATCACGCCCTTGCTTTAAAAGGCGACGAGGAAGCACGCTCACTTCTTGACCAAATGTTATCAATCGCTTGGAACAACACTGATTTTTTGATGCGTGTGCGTGCTTATACGGAAAACAATCCTTCGGCTTATCTTTCTGATTATTATATTGCTAGTATTAGTAGCTCCATGTTGTTTAATGGAGCAATGAAACTAAAACCCGAAGCACTAAAGCTCGCTGTTGAAATGGGTTTTAACCGTGAAAACACAAAGGGTGGCTCTGTTCTTTTTGGCTTTGTGAGGCAGTATGGCAACGCAGTTATTATTAAAAGACTTATCTCGGCGGGGGTAGATGTTAACGCACAAAATAGCGACGGAACAACCCCCTTGATGTTCTTAGTTAACGCCAAGAGAATAGATAAATTAGGAAATCCCGAAGCCAGCGACCAAACTTTAAGTAGCATTATGGATATTTTAATGCCTTTGTGTAATCCCTCTGCATATATAACGATGGGTGATAAAAATAATCTTTTACATTACGCCTGTCAAAACTTAAACTCTTCAGAAATTGCCAGCCCTCAACAAGATGAACAACAACGCTTGGAACTCATCAAATTGCTTATAGCTAACGGGGCTAACTTAAACCTTAAAAACAACAAGGGTCAAACAGCTTTAGATATAGCGAAATTAAAAAATAATACCCAAGCTGTGGAATTCTTAACCAAAGCCGGGGCAAAATAA
- a CDS encoding DUF4234 domain-containing protein — translation MHAGFQDTTQNKIIDDNTLETEQSLVSFIFLTIITLGFYNYYWLLNLVKRLNKLQQKTICSPSLVIISVCLSAWWGVLYTAQFIFHYTQYSSAVELLGLINSLLDLFILIKIKQTLLSLVKEKRSHLQVLWIVLFQEYYYYYVIRKTVKKNEKLLSNA, via the coding sequence ATGCATGCTGGTTTTCAAGACACTACTCAAAACAAAATAATCGATGATAACACCCTTGAGACAGAACAAAGTTTAGTTTCTTTTATCTTTTTAACGATCATTACTTTGGGTTTTTATAATTATTATTGGCTACTAAACTTAGTCAAAAGGCTTAATAAGTTACAGCAAAAAACAATCTGCTCCCCTTCTCTTGTGATTATTTCCGTGTGTTTATCTGCGTGGTGGGGTGTTTTATACACCGCTCAATTTATTTTTCATTACACTCAATATAGCTCAGCTGTGGAATTACTAGGGCTTATCAACAGCCTTTTGGATCTGTTTATTCTCATAAAAATAAAACAAACTTTATTAAGCTTAGTTAAAGAAAAAAGGTCTCATCTTCAAGTGCTTTGGATAGTATTGTTCCAAGAATATTATTACTATTATGTAATTAGAAAAACAGTGAAAAAAAACGAAAAGCTCTTATCAAACGCATAA
- a CDS encoding RHS repeat domain-containing protein has translation MQEKGILLNPHFLSLQYQDAGEAKSTEAFLREEVFGKKQTTIPQQLGISGDKVKALKQADVVANRYKQGVNQSASPLSLKLEFNNYGKLVNKLESSAFGFKEYKYDFDSTGHLLNVWCNDKLQEQYYYNELGQRIKSVTPRLSSEYSYNNLGQLVYSNAVSYEYDSLGRLISKQYKGKKTTFEYKNPRYHTLLTKIVLENSDSIQYLYDGIMPVAKYLNAILTERYIWKHPYQLLKWQDCIHNKEYQFEYADKRSPVAVYTNNQRYALGCDQVGSVKIVLDYMGNLIKYIDYDSFGNILADNNKAFFIPLAFAGGLLDKDTGLLHFGYRAYDSKLGRFIAPDPLGDTGGDHDLYDYCVDDPVSANDFSGLQGQRVWNENDHPRDEIGRFTFKDASGIDIGKVLTEINKGNQEQNNKSMVFKPKEKNIALINEKATFDNYRSERYKSELGVFENGETAFYQGGVSKIFEATSEAPNSGARILYGSFKPGRGIGGTMLSYADEEGKLRLTVYGNDKTKEASRWALFRWSKTGKTLIGNPDIDIHDWERVTDFREVEYTHEFQNLYRQFNLFKKQ, from the coding sequence ATGCAAGAGAAAGGGATACTTTTAAATCCACACTTTTTATCTTTACAGTATCAAGACGCAGGCGAAGCGAAAAGCACGGAAGCGTTTTTGCGTGAAGAAGTTTTTGGCAAAAAACAGACTACCATTCCTCAACAGCTTGGAATATCAGGCGATAAAGTTAAAGCTTTAAAGCAAGCGGACGTTGTTGCCAATCGTTATAAACAGGGAGTCAATCAAAGTGCTTCTCCTTTAAGTTTAAAATTAGAATTTAATAACTACGGGAAATTGGTCAATAAACTCGAAAGTTCTGCGTTTGGCTTTAAAGAATACAAATATGACTTTGACAGCACGGGGCATTTATTAAACGTTTGGTGTAACGATAAATTACAAGAACAATATTATTATAATGAACTTGGACAACGCATAAAAAGCGTTACGCCAAGGCTCAGTTCAGAATATAGTTATAATAATTTAGGACAGTTAGTTTATTCCAACGCCGTTAGTTATGAATATGACAGTTTGGGGCGTTTAATATCCAAACAATATAAAGGAAAAAAGACAACTTTTGAATATAAAAATCCACGTTATCACACGCTGTTAACCAAAATAGTTTTAGAAAACAGCGACTCGATTCAATATCTGTATGACGGAATTATGCCCGTTGCAAAATATCTAAACGCTATACTCACAGAGCGTTACATTTGGAAACACCCTTATCAGCTCTTAAAGTGGCAAGATTGTATTCACAATAAAGAATATCAATTTGAATATGCCGATAAACGCTCCCCCGTGGCTGTTTATACAAATAACCAACGTTACGCCTTGGGCTGTGATCAGGTGGGTTCGGTAAAAATTGTTTTAGATTATATGGGCAACTTGATAAAATATATAGACTATGATAGCTTTGGCAATATTTTAGCGGATAATAATAAGGCGTTTTTCATACCGCTCGCTTTCGCAGGCGGACTGCTCGATAAAGATACGGGCTTGTTACATTTTGGTTATAGGGCGTATGACTCAAAACTCGGGCGTTTTATTGCTCCCGACCCTTTGGGCGATACGGGCGGCGACCATGATTTATATGATTATTGTGTTGATGACCCTGTTAGTGCAAATGATTTTAGCGGGCTACAAGGTCAAAGAGTCTGGAACGAAAACGACCACCCTCGAGATGAAATTGGGCGGTTTACCTTTAAAGACGCTAGTGGAATAGATATTGGTAAAGTGCTTACAGAAATTAATAAAGGCAATCAGGAACAGAATAACAAATCAATGGTTTTTAAACCCAAAGAAAAAAATATAGCATTAATCAATGAAAAAGCAACGTTTGATAACTACCGCAGTGAACGATATAAAAGTGAATTAGGAGTTTTTGAAAACGGAGAAACAGCTTTTTATCAAGGCGGTGTAAGCAAAATCTTTGAAGCAACAAGCGAAGCTCCAAATTCTGGGGCAAGAATACTATATGGTTCATTTAAACCCGGAAGAGGTATTGGTGGTACAATGCTATCTTATGCAGATGAAGAGGGTAAACTAAGATTAACAGTTTATGGGAATGATAAAACAAAAGAGGCTTCTAGATGGGCTTTATTCCGTTGGAGTAAAACAGGGAAGACTCTAATAGGAAATCCAGATATAGACATACACGATTGGGAACGAGTAACTGATTTCAGAGAGGTAGAATATACTCATGAATTTCAAAATTTATATAGACAGTTTAATCTCTTTAAAAAACAATAA
- a CDS encoding NAD-dependent protein deacylase, with the protein MDKSLENLIAESQKIVFFGGAGVSTESGIPDFRSVDGLYSQKYKYPPEKILSHSFFMDNTQEFYEFYKNKMICLTAKPNQAHLALATLEKLNKLTAVITQNIDGLHQLGGAENVFELHGSVQRNYCMRCNKFYDVNFILNSLDIPRCECGGIIKPDVVLYEESLDDGVVSSAIKHIKNADMLIIGGTSLGVYPAAGLIDYYHGNKLVLINKSSTPIDAQANLVINDSIGKILGEAVTSYLENQAHR; encoded by the coding sequence TTGGACAAAAGCTTAGAAAATTTAATCGCCGAAAGTCAAAAGATTGTATTTTTTGGTGGAGCCGGCGTTTCTACTGAAAGCGGAATTCCCGATTTTCGTAGCGTTGACGGTTTGTACAGTCAAAAATACAAATATCCTCCGGAAAAAATACTTTCCCACAGTTTTTTTATGGATAATACTCAAGAATTTTATGAATTTTATAAAAACAAAATGATCTGTCTGACTGCAAAACCCAATCAGGCCCATCTTGCCCTTGCCACTTTAGAAAAGCTCAACAAACTCACCGCAGTAATTACTCAAAACATAGATGGTCTTCATCAACTTGGCGGAGCTGAAAACGTTTTTGAGTTGCACGGTTCGGTTCAAAGAAATTACTGTATGCGATGCAACAAATTTTATGATGTGAATTTTATTTTGAACAGCCTTGATATTCCAAGGTGTGAGTGTGGCGGAATTATTAAACCCGATGTTGTGTTATATGAAGAAAGCCTTGACGACGGCGTGGTTAGCTCTGCGATTAAACATATCAAAAACGCAGATATGCTGATTATTGGCGGAACTTCTTTGGGTGTTTATCCCGCCGCCGGACTGATCGACTATTATCATGGGAATAAGCTCGTTCTGATTAATAAATCTTCTACCCCCATTGACGCTCAAGCCAACCTTGTTATTAATGACAGCATAGGAAAAATTTTGGGTGAAGCCGTTACAAGTTACCTTGAAAATCAGGCTCACAGATAA
- a CDS encoding DUF2459 domain-containing protein, which produces MFKTFGKYSVITVLIVLITYFLLAFILTFITYNSDKKNQTVLESSNQEAIKIYLLDNGFHLDLVLPCLVETNNSDQTELINLIDIFSGTNPNNLSQKELKILQEQDLLSDYFCQYLIIGWGQKDIFMKESSLSEIPLWDLFKVVFANSEAVIRVYELEYTPKGLQELYLSKDEYIKLINFIKASLKYDNDNKPVFLEKTKSGANFYQSSLSYNSIYTCNHWINLSLANAGVKVPLWSPFIYGIKHQLTN; this is translated from the coding sequence GTGTTTAAAACTTTTGGCAAATATTCCGTCATAACCGTCTTGATTGTTTTAATAACTTATTTTTTACTCGCTTTTATCTTGACCTTTATTACTTATAACTCCGATAAAAAAAATCAAACAGTTCTAGAAAGTTCCAATCAAGAAGCAATAAAAATCTATCTGCTCGATAACGGCTTTCATCTAGATTTGGTTTTGCCGTGCTTAGTTGAAACAAACAACTCTGATCAGACTGAACTAATTAATTTAATTGATATTTTTTCAGGGACAAACCCCAATAATTTAAGCCAAAAAGAATTAAAAATTTTACAAGAACAAGATTTATTGTCTGATTATTTTTGTCAATATTTAATCATTGGTTGGGGACAAAAAGATATTTTCATGAAAGAAAGTAGCTTAAGCGAAATTCCTCTTTGGGATTTATTCAAGGTTGTTTTTGCCAACTCAGAAGCCGTGATTAGAGTTTACGAATTGGAATATACTCCAAAAGGCTTACAAGAACTTTATTTAAGCAAAGATGAATATATAAAGCTTATAAATTTTATAAAAGCTTCACTCAAATATGATAACGACAATAAACCCGTATTTTTGGAAAAAACAAAAAGCGGTGCAAACTTTTACCAAAGCTCGCTCTCTTATAATTCCATATATACCTGTAACCACTGGATAAATTTATCTTTAGCAAATGCCGGCGTCAAAGTTCCTCTTTGGAGTCCTTTTATTTACGGAATAAAACATCAGCTAACAAACTAA
- a CDS encoding 4Fe-4S binding protein: protein MKHLYSTMKARHRLQWLYASVTIIILALGWKFPILGYLVLVAITGGIISGFIAGRWFCGNLCPRGGFLERIISLYSPNKPVPLWFKSTKVRIGVIIFLFFMIGLNGSRDPLNWEHWGYVFWLICFVTTVFGAIVAFFWNARAWCCICPTGTIQSFLGGDKYHLEVDKDVCISCKKCEKACPMHLSIIQGKTKNSLPHTLFSKDCLRCSECEAICPVQTLHFEKGKLKIKENTNIETKPKN, encoded by the coding sequence ATGAAGCACCTATATTCTACAATGAAAGCTCGCCATAGGCTCCAGTGGCTTTACGCCTCGGTAACTATCATAATTCTCGCCCTTGGCTGGAAGTTTCCAATTTTGGGTTATTTGGTTCTTGTGGCTATTACGGGCGGAATAATTTCCGGTTTTATTGCCGGTCGTTGGTTTTGCGGAAACCTTTGTCCGAGAGGCGGTTTTCTTGAACGCATAATCAGCCTTTATAGCCCGAACAAACCCGTTCCTCTTTGGTTTAAATCTACAAAAGTGCGTATAGGCGTTATCATTTTTCTCTTTTTTATGATTGGCCTAAACGGAAGTCGAGACCCGTTAAATTGGGAACATTGGGGTTATGTTTTTTGGCTGATCTGTTTTGTAACCACAGTCTTCGGTGCAATTGTAGCATTTTTTTGGAATGCCAGAGCATGGTGTTGCATTTGTCCAACAGGAACCATTCAAAGCTTTCTCGGTGGCGACAAATATCACCTCGAGGTTGATAAAGACGTCTGTATAAGCTGTAAAAAATGTGAAAAAGCCTGCCCCATGCACCTCTCAATTATTCAGGGAAAAACCAAAAACTCTCTGCCACATACTCTTTTTTCAAAAGACTGCCTGCGTTGTAGCGAATGTGAAGCAATTTGCCCCGTTCAAACCTTACACTTTGAAAAAGGGAAATTAAAAATTAAAGAAAACACCAATATCGAGACAAAACCCAAAAATTAA
- a CDS encoding tellurite resistance TerB family protein has protein sequence MSNIFDTILNNPALKDITTKAQETIGNMSNSGASGVKDMLGGNNLGGLLGAGALGGLLGVLVSGKTAKKVAKGALVVGGTAAVGAVAWQFYQKWSQKGSDNGNVQNQTPLPVQSGVNPPVAQPASQTADVLVEAMVFAARADGHIDDEEKSRIYDTLEKLYPGQEQSAILESLLNKPLDPASIASKITNQEEAYDIYKISCLIVDVDHFMERSYLDGLASSLNISAEMKFRLEQEAESAKKSLYA, from the coding sequence ATGAGTAACATTTTTGACACTATTCTTAATAACCCGGCTTTAAAAGATATAACAACAAAAGCACAGGAAACTATAGGAAATATGAGCAATAGCGGTGCTAGCGGTGTAAAAGACATGCTTGGAGGCAATAACCTTGGTGGCTTACTCGGAGCCGGGGCTTTGGGCGGTTTACTCGGAGTTCTTGTTTCTGGAAAAACAGCAAAAAAAGTAGCGAAAGGTGCTTTGGTTGTTGGCGGAACGGCTGCCGTTGGTGCTGTTGCATGGCAATTTTATCAAAAATGGTCTCAAAAAGGTTCAGATAATGGCAATGTGCAAAATCAAACGCCTTTACCGGTTCAATCAGGCGTTAATCCTCCCGTAGCACAACCAGCCTCTCAAACCGCAGATGTATTGGTTGAAGCGATGGTGTTTGCGGCGAGAGCCGACGGACATATTGATGATGAAGAAAAAAGCAGAATTTATGACACCTTGGAAAAGTTGTATCCCGGACAAGAGCAAAGTGCCATACTCGAAAGTTTATTAAACAAGCCTCTTGACCCTGCGTCTATTGCTTCAAAAATTACAAATCAGGAAGAGGCTTATGATATATATAAAATCTCTTGTCTAATTGTTGATGTTGACCACTTTATGGAGCGTAGCTATCTAGATGGTCTTGCCTCAAGTTTAAATATTTCTGCGGAAATGAAATTTCGTTTGGAACAAGAGGCGGAATCTGCCAAAAAATCTTTATATGCATAA
- a CDS encoding peroxiredoxin: MVNINTCTSSGLQLGTLIKNFKFSSYNPDVDKFEEHSFSEYVLAQKWLVLFFYPADFTFVCPTELYDISSCYGELQKNNVEVVSMSTDTKFSHLAWYKAEELLHDIKFQMGADPTGEIASYFGVYDSDAGTALRGTFIINPEGILVGSEINYYNVGRNATELLRKMKAYTYVYKNPHHVCPAAWEEGEGVLTPSEALVGRVSNNFEVK, from the coding sequence ATGGTCAATATTAATACTTGCACTTCCAGTGGCTTACAGCTTGGAACTTTGATTAAAAATTTTAAATTTAGTTCTTATAATCCTGATGTTGATAAATTTGAAGAACATAGTTTTTCTGAGTATGTTTTAGCTCAAAAGTGGCTTGTTCTCTTTTTCTATCCTGCTGACTTCACCTTTGTTTGCCCGACTGAGCTTTATGATATTTCTTCTTGTTATGGTGAGTTGCAAAAAAATAATGTGGAAGTTGTGTCTATGTCTACAGATACTAAATTTTCACATCTTGCTTGGTATAAAGCCGAAGAGCTTTTGCATGATATAAAATTCCAAATGGGTGCAGACCCAACCGGAGAAATTGCCAGTTATTTTGGCGTTTATGATTCTGACGCCGGAACAGCACTAAGAGGAACGTTTATTATAAACCCTGAGGGTATTTTGGTGGGTTCCGAGATTAATTATTATAATGTTGGAAGAAATGCGACCGAACTTTTACGCAAGATGAAGGCTTATACCTACGTTTATAAAAACCCTCATCACGTTTGTCCGGCGGCGTGGGAAGAGGGAGAAGGCGTCTTAACTCCGTCTGAAGCTCTGGTTGGGCGTGTTTCAAACAATTTTGAGGTTAAATAA
- a CDS encoding V4R domain-containing protein, producing the protein MINKKYTFSWDLIGENIYSARPSLGPYTRIEVYRLLQYTLRDVLASTYGVEQTDELFRKAGNLAGKEFYNKFCSKCADVPELVKQIEEQFKSLGIGIFRVENVNIDNLSFTLSVDEDLDCSGLPDSNEQICVYDEGFIQGILESHTGKPFTVREIDCWCIGGRTCRFSAQGEK; encoded by the coding sequence ATGATAAACAAAAAATATACTTTTTCATGGGATTTGATAGGCGAAAATATTTATTCCGCACGTCCTAGTCTTGGACCTTATACGAGAATTGAAGTTTATAGGCTGTTGCAATATACTTTGCGTGATGTGCTTGCAAGCACTTACGGCGTTGAACAAACAGACGAACTTTTTCGTAAAGCCGGCAATTTGGCGGGCAAAGAGTTTTATAACAAATTTTGTAGCAAGTGTGCCGATGTGCCTGAACTTGTTAAACAAATAGAAGAGCAATTTAAAAGCTTGGGTATAGGTATTTTCCGTGTTGAAAACGTAAATATTGATAACTTGAGTTTTACTTTAAGCGTTGATGAAGACCTTGATTGTTCGGGTTTGCCTGATTCCAATGAACAGATTTGCGTTTATGACGAAGGCTTTATCCAGGGAATTTTAGAATCACACACGGGTAAACCTTTTACTGTACGTGAAATCGACTGTTGGTGTATTGGGGGAAGAACCTGTCGTTTTTCTGCTCAAGGAGAAAAATAA